The Deltaproteobacteria bacterium genome has a segment encoding these proteins:
- a CDS encoding methylenetetrahydrofolate reductase, with amino-acid sequence MSFQKRLSAGKFVVLAELNTPKGVNISELVTNARRIRGRIDAAVIPDMDNGVMRMSALAGGALMQQNGIEPIIHVYGRDRNRMALQGDILGAYVLGIPNLVVVEGEPMNAGDHVDARTVDDLDELGLIRVIHSLEKGSDMAGFELNGTPSFCIGCAISAWPDEDKLEGEIEKIRKMVEEGASFVLAPAVFDLEWFSSFLNKVKDLKVPIIPSVFLLKTVGIARYMATYEPGARISEDLIKRMRGADDREREGILIAGETIKGLKDMAKGVRIITLGWEHRLPEILDAAGL; translated from the coding sequence ATGAGCTTCCAGAAACGACTGTCGGCAGGAAAATTCGTAGTCCTGGCCGAGTTGAACACTCCCAAAGGGGTGAACATCTCGGAACTCGTAACCAACGCCCGTCGCATCAGAGGACGCATCGACGCCGCAGTGATTCCGGACATGGACAACGGCGTCATGAGGATGAGTGCTTTGGCCGGGGGAGCCCTCATGCAGCAGAACGGTATCGAGCCGATCATCCATGTTTACGGGCGGGACCGAAACCGCATGGCCTTGCAAGGTGATATCCTGGGGGCTTACGTGTTGGGCATTCCGAACCTCGTCGTGGTGGAAGGGGAGCCCATGAACGCCGGAGACCATGTGGATGCAAGGACGGTGGACGACCTGGACGAACTGGGGTTGATCCGGGTGATTCATTCCCTGGAGAAGGGTTCGGACATGGCCGGCTTCGAACTGAACGGCACTCCGTCCTTTTGCATAGGGTGCGCCATTTCCGCTTGGCCCGATGAAGACAAACTGGAGGGGGAAATCGAAAAGATCCGGAAAATGGTGGAAGAGGGGGCCAGTTTCGTTCTCGCCCCTGCGGTATTCGACCTCGAGTGGTTTTCTTCATTTCTGAACAAGGTAAAAGACCTGAAAGTTCCCATAATTCCAAGCGTATTCCTGCTGAAAACGGTTGGAATCGCCAGGTACATGGCCACCTACGAGCCCGGGGCCCGTATTTCCGAGGACCTGATCAAGCGCATGCGGGGAGCCGACGACCGCGAAAGGGAAGGTATCCTTATCGCCGGCGAAACGATCAAGGGCTTGAAGGACATGGCCAAGGGAGTTCGAATCATCACCCTGGGATGGGAACATCGGTTGCCGGAAATCCTTGACGCGGCGGGGCTCTAA